The following are encoded in a window of Caloenas nicobarica isolate bCalNic1 chromosome 32, bCalNic1.hap1, whole genome shotgun sequence genomic DNA:
- the LOC136000367 gene encoding olfactory receptor 14A16-like produces MSNSSSITQFLLLPFTDTRELQLLHFWLFLGIYLAALLGNGLIITTIACDQHLHTPMYFFLLNLALLDLGCISTIIPKSMANSLWDTRVISYAGCAAQVFFIGFFFGAEYSLLTIMSYDRCIAICKPLHYGTLLGSRACVHMAAAAWETGFLYALLHTANTFSLPLCKGNVLDQFFCEVPQILKLSCSHYYLREGGILVFSAFLFFVCFVFIVLSYVQIFRAVLRIPSEQGRHKAFSTCLPHLAIVSLFIITGMFAYLKPSSISSPSLGVIVSVLYSVVPPVVNPLIYSMRNQELKNALWTVMTGCFLKQ; encoded by the coding sequence tgccattcacagacacacgggagctgcagctcttgcacttctggctcttcctgggcatctacctggctgccctcctgggcaacggcctcatcatcaccaccatagcctgtgaccagcacctccacacccccatgtacttcttcctgctcaacctcgccctcctcgacctgggctgtaTCTCCACCATtatccccaaatccatggccaactctctgtgggataccagggtcatttcctatgcgggatgtgctgcccaggtcttcttcaTAGGTTTCTtctttggtgcagagtattctcttctcaccatcatgtcctatgaccgctgcattgccatctgcaaacccctgcactacgggaccctcctgggcagcagagcttgtgtccacatggcagcagctgcctgggagactgggtttctctatgctctgctaCAtacagccaatacattttcactgccactgtgcaagggcaatgtcctggaccagttcttctgtgaagtcccccagatcctcaagctctcctgctcacactacTACCTCAGGGAAGGTGGAATTCTTGTTTTTAGtgcctttttattctttgtgtgttttgtgttcattgtctTGTCCTATGttcagatcttcagggccgtgctgaggatcccctctgagcagggacggcacaaagccttttctacctgtctccctcacctggccatCGTCTCCCTGTTTATCatcactggcatgtttgcctacctgaagccctcctccatctcctccccatccctgggtgTGATAGTTTCTGTTCTGTATTCAGTAGTTCCTCCAGTTGTGAATCctctcatctacagcatgaggaaccaggagctcaagaaTGCCCTATGGACAGTGATGACTggatgttttctgaagcaatga
- the LOC136000289 gene encoding olfactory receptor 14J1-like → LHYGTLLGSRACVHMAAAAWASGFLYALLHTANTFSLPLCKGNALDQFFCEIPQILKLSCPDAYLREAGLLIFGAKVFFVCFVFILLSYVQIFRTVLRIPSEQGWHKAFSTCLPHLAVVSLFISTAMFAYLKPPSISSPSLDLVVSVLYSVVPPVVNPLIYSMRNQELRDALRKLMAG, encoded by the coding sequence ctgcactacgggaccctcctgggcagcagagcttgtgtccacatggcagcagctgcctgggccagtgggtttctctatgctctgctgcacacggccaatacattttcactgccactgtgcaagggcaatgccctggaccagttcttctgtgaaattcctcagatcctcaagctctcctgcccagatgcctacctcagggaagctgggcttcttaTATTTGGTGCCAAGGtattctttgtatgttttgtgttcatcctCCTCTCCTACGTTCAGATCTTCAGGAcggtgctgaggatcccctctgagcagggatggcacaaagccttttccacgtgcctccctcacctggccgtggtctctctgtttatcagcactgccatgtttgcctacctgaagcccccctccatctcctccccatccctggacctggtggtgtctgttctgtactcagtggtgcctccagtagtgaaccccctcatctacagcatgaggaatcAGGAGCTTagggatgccctgaggaaactgatggCTGGATAA